The Kiritimatiellales bacterium genomic interval AGATGACAATACTTCTCGCGCATATTCTCTGGAAGAAGTTAAAAAAATGTTGAGTCATTTAACGTATGATGCCCAAAATCCTGCACGATATTTCGTCGTTTTATTGGGCTTATTCACGGGAGCACGTTTGAATGAGTTGTGTCAACTTCATGTTTCAGATGTAAAAAACGAAAATGGGATTTGGTATATCGATATTAATGAAAACGACAAGAAAAATACAAAAAAACGACTGAAAAATAAACCTTCTGCACGAAAAATACCACTTCATCGCGAATTAATTAACATAAACATCGGGTTTTTGAGTTATACTCAGCACCGAAAGAATAATCTAAAATCAAATGATGGATTGTTGTTTCCTGAATTAACTTACGATGAAGCCGCAGGATACGCACGAAAAATTTCACGGTGGTTCAATAAAACATTAAAACCAAAATTTAAATCTCCTAAGAATAAATATGAAATAGGATTCCATTCGTTGCGCCACCTGTTCATTCAACAGGCGCAAAACCAAGCTCAAATGGGGGATAGGGCAAGAATGGATATTGCCGGACATGGATATTCTGGAGCATCCAAAGTGCATCTTCAATATGCTGGAAAATTACCTGTTGATAGACTACACGTAGAAATGGAAAAATTAGACTATGGAATTCCATTACCGAAACGATTTAAACCATCTGAAGCAGTTGATGCACTCGCTGGCGACTGATGTTCATTGATTGGGCGATTTCGCCAAGACTAAGTCCTTCAGAGCGCAACTGACTGGCTAGAGATATTTTCTTATCCGTCTTTTTCAGGCGTGACCCGGCTTTACGTCCCAGCGGTTTCTTCAATACCTCTTTTCTATAAACCAGACCGGCTTTGACACGTTCAGAAATCCGTATGCGTTCCTGTTTGGCAATGGTCGATAAAAGGGAAATCACAACATCAGTTATTATTTGACGTTTACGCAACTATTTCAAGGATTACAACATTCTATCATCATCGCTTCGTTTTGAAAAAAATACCCGGTTATACCTGCAACACCTGCGTTAACGCCTGAAGTGCCGCTAGGCGCTTTTCAGCGTCCATCTTTTTGATGTTTTGAATCTTCCATTGCAACGCTGGCAGTCGTTCCAGATGCTCAATGGGGATAAGCGCCCATTCTGGTTCTCCGGTTTTTATCGATAGAAGAAATTTTCGTTCGTTTTCAATCAGAGTTGAATTAATTTTTTTAATCAGCTGTTGGCGAATGCCTGACAATTGTTCAACCGAAACGGCATCTCTGGTCATGCCGGAAAATTGAGAATTAAATAGCGTTTCCAGCGGTTGTTCATTCGGACACAATAATTCAACCATCGGACGATGATGTCCTGCCAGATAAATTACAAATGCCTGGCGGATTTCATCTGTTAAACCGAATTTTTCAAACATTAAGTGAACATCAAATAAATCTCTCGGATGCTGCCGATCCAATGCAGCGCAAATTTTTCCGCCATATAAATCCGCTAGCGAAAGGGTCTGGGCTTCTACGAACTGCTCAAATTCTGATTGTGCAAAGGGGCAAAGGACTCTTGTTTGCGTTGGATATAACGCACCTCGAAAAACAAAGTTCGGCTCAATCGTCACTTGAGCATCCGGCGTATTCACAATTAACCGCCCTGTAACTCCTGAAACAGGCACCTTGGTAATCATCGACCGGGGCAGTTTTGCACTTATTTCTTCTGTCAATTCTTCCAGGGATGCGGAGATGCCGCTCAGTGCTTCTGCCCGTGGTATAAGCGGAAGCCATGCCAAATCAATATCCACCGAAAGGCGCGGCATGTCCTGAATGAACAGGTTTATGGCAGTGCCGCCTTTCAGCGCAAAATTCTTGTGTTGCTGTATAAGTGGAAGGATTTCTAACAGCAGTTGGACTTGTTTTTTATAGGCTGGGTTAAACATCCGGAACTCCTTCATAAATTTTTGCCGGCGGGACAGTGATTAAAAAATTTTTATCCAAAACTCCTCCCTGATAAACCACCCGTTTGCCTTTTCCGATATCTACACGGTTATAATCCAGATATTTCACCCACGGGTGAGAGCAGGTTTCTGCCATCCAGAGGAATATCCGTTTTACCTTTACGGATCGGCACGCCTGTAAAAGCTGTTGAAGTTCGTCAGGGCGTAACATTGAAAGCCCGGCGAAAACGGTTTGAGCATATTCAAAGCTGGAATTGTCGTTGATGCCATAGAGCAATTCAAAAACGGCACGTTCTGCGGTTGAGGCAGTCAGAACAAAGCCCTCTCGTTGAATCGTGCTTTTTGAGAACGTTTCAGCGGCATCGAATAGATGAATATTCCGGTGTATAAGTTCAACACCCCAGTCTTTTTTAGAAAACCATAATGGCAACCGGTCAAACCCGTCACTGAAAAGGATAACAGGGGATCTTTGACCTAGCGGCAGAAAATGAGCCAACCCTTTTAATTCCAACGCAGTTAAGCCGGCGACATGTGTATTCATTTCCAACTGGGTTTGAAGAGAAAACAAAGCTCCGTCCCATTCAACAGCCTCACCGGCTCGAACGTATGCTCCATGCCCTATACGATAGAGCCAGCCCGAAGAGACATACCGCTGAGCCAAACCTTTTGAGACGCCCTGCAATGCCAGCCACGGCAGCGTCAAGACTGTTTTAGGAACCGCATGTTGCAAAAGGCGGTTTATCTTTATTGAATTTTGAACACTCATAGTTTGCCTGAATAGTAAAATATAAACTGCCAATGTCAACACGTTGGTTTATTAATATTTATAAAAGCATACTTTAAGAATACTTTTAAAAATATATTTATCTCAATGAACGG includes:
- a CDS encoding type IV toxin-antitoxin system AbiEi family antitoxin, with product MSVQNSIKINRLLQHAVPKTVLTLPWLALQGVSKGLAQRYVSSGWLYRIGHGAYVRAGEAVEWDGALFSLQTQLEMNTHVAGLTALELKGLAHFLPLGQRSPVILFSDGFDRLPLWFSKKDWGVELIHRNIHLFDAAETFSKSTIQREGFVLTASTAERAVFELLYGINDNSSFEYAQTVFAGLSMLRPDELQQLLQACRSVKVKRIFLWMAETCSHPWVKYLDYNRVDIGKGKRVVYQGGVLDKNFLITVPPAKIYEGVPDV
- a CDS encoding nucleotidyl transferase AbiEii/AbiGii toxin family protein; this encodes MFNPAYKKQVQLLLEILPLIQQHKNFALKGGTAINLFIQDMPRLSVDIDLAWLPLIPRAEALSGISASLEELTEEISAKLPRSMITKVPVSGVTGRLIVNTPDAQVTIEPNFVFRGALYPTQTRVLCPFAQSEFEQFVEAQTLSLADLYGGKICAALDRQHPRDLFDVHLMFEKFGLTDEIRQAFVIYLAGHHRPMVELLCPNEQPLETLFNSQFSGMTRDAVSVEQLSGIRQQLIKKINSTLIENERKFLLSIKTGEPEWALIPIEHLERLPALQWKIQNIKKMDAEKRLAALQALTQVLQV
- a CDS encoding sigma factor-like helix-turn-helix DNA-binding protein, which translates into the protein MRKRQIITDVVISLLSTIAKQERIRISERVKAGLVYRKEVLKKPLGRKAGSRLKKTDKKISLASQLRSEGLSLGEIAQSMNISRQRVHQLLQMV